In Neodiprion virginianus isolate iyNeoVirg1 chromosome 6, iyNeoVirg1.1, whole genome shotgun sequence, the genomic window CAGATTGTGAATTAAACATATACTTGACATATCtcaacttttatttctttccacTCGCCGTGAAAGCTAGTGTCAAACCTTTTGTGGTTCGTTGCTAAGTATTGGCAAAGACGAAAATAGCAGAAATAGTAGTCAAACGAAAATGCAAACTCACAGGTACAATAACACTGATCGGCGGTGTGATCGGTTTACTGAATTCAGACTTTGGGATTCCGTTCATTGCTCCATTCTCCAGGTCCTCCCTGGGCTCGTactcctcttcctcttcctcttcatCCTCAGATTCGCTGATGTGGACGGAGACCTGGTTGGTCTCCGGTTTGGACCATTCAAAGTAAACCCCAAACCCTATGTCGTACCCGTCGGTGGCAAACTCCCAAAATAGACAGGAACCATCCTCGTGGGTCGGAACTCTAACAGTGACGGTTTCTCCGTGTCCAACTTTGATGACGGCGTCGCCAGCCTCCTTGCGAATGATCTCTTTGAACTCTTCTACTCCGGTTCTAGTCCACATTTCAGCCGCGGACACGGGTGGCCAGTCCGGCTCTGCGTCATCCGAATCATTCTCATTCAGTGGCGTAGTTTCGTTTGAATCGGCAGCGTTCTTCTCGCTCTCACTGCTCAGGATTTCCGCCAgcttctctttcttctcgGTGTCCGAGCCCTGATCCTCTATCACCAGCTGATTCTGATGGAGCTGCTGCATGTACTGGTGGTAGTGCTGCTCCTGCAGTTGCCTTATCAACACACCTTGCTGCTCCGGGTTTCCGGGGTACTGCTGCTCCGCATAGGCCTTGAATTGGTGGTAGGTTTGCTGATTTAGCGCCTCCTGTATCTGCCGTCTCTGACTCTCCTGCTTTAGcctctcctcctcttccaTCTGCTGCTGCTTCTCAAGCTCCCTGAGCTGCTCTTCCTTCTCCAGCCTCTTCAATTCCTCCTCTTTTTTCAGTCTAGCCTTCTCCTCCAGATCTCTTTTCTGCGCCTCGACCACGGTCTTGAACAACGGGCACAGCTTGTCGAGCAATACAATGAAACCCTCCATCGCTTCCTCTTTCGATATGTCCCCAAGGTTTTGCCAAGCCAAACGACGGTCCCGACCTATCATATCTAATACTCCCAAGGGAGGCGCGTTTTCTACTGTACATTTTCCATGCATCACTTGCTGCGTAAATGCGACCAACTTCAACTTGTCCTCGTAAGACAAGTGAACGGCTTTACCTTCCTTTTCTGAAAACGTGAATAATCGTGTTCGTAAGTCAGATTCAACGTTGCAAACAGGGACGTTTAGTACTTAGAACGGAGTGAGAATACGTGCATTGAAAATATAGGATACTTGCGTGTCTTGGGATTAGTGTTATATGAACGAGGAGTCGAAGCAGCGACGAAGTTGAAGAATCAATTGACACAAAACTCAAAGGTGACATTACCAAAGCAAATCTGCGATTTATTAAGCGCTAAAAGATCGACGTCACTGTGGCAGAGTCGAAACACCAAAGCATAAACACACAATGGGAGCTATGCAAATTGGTATTGAATAGCAATCGAGGAGGCGAGCTTTGTGCGTTgttcaaaagaaaaacgtaCCGCCAAGGACAGCAGGGTAAAGAAGTGCGGGGAAAACAAACAAGACAGTAAGTGAACAAGACGCAAATAAATGTCCAGGGAATTGATTGCCGAGGTATAAACAAGGTCGGCTATCAAGAATTCCGTTGAATATTTGAAGCTTCGATCCAGCGAGCTGGCCATGAGCCCGATCGAGCTGTCAGGCGAGATATAcgtagaagagaaaaaaaaaaagaagcatgCATAGGAGATGATGCAGAGAGACGCCTCACCTTTGTAGAAGTTTAAGGCAATTTTGTAGAGTTCGCGGGTCTCGAAGCCCCAGAGATGGGGTTCGAAGACCTTCGCATCGTTCCGGGAATTCGTACCGTCGGCTGTTCTCACCGGCGACAACTTCAGCTTGTCAAAATCTCCTGCTGCAGCGGATACGTCATCGCCTGGCGACGCCATTTGCAATTAACCCTGCGGCCTGCCGCCGCTGTTGCTTTCTCGACACGTCGATGCGTCCCGAATCCGACTCCGtgaatttctgattttttacacctgtCGAGTATTCCTCTAAGCCGCCTGGGGCAGGTGGGCAACAATTAACACTTCGCGCAATGGTCACACGCTCCTCATCACTAATCCGCTTCGGGAACAGTGTGTTTCTGACGACTCCGATATGCGCGATAAATATTGCGCGAAGAACACGCTGGCCTTGAGAGTTGGCCGAACTGATTGAGCCGTCGTTGCACTGTTGGTAAGGCTGTACGGTCGGCAAGGTAGCGTGCTGGTCTTACCAGTCGCCGAAAAATTAGTGCGACAAGTTGGGGCGATGTAAGACGTAACGAAGGACCAGGGTTTATTCTCGTAATTAAATGtgcgcagaaaaaaaaaaaaaaaaaaaatagcgggagttgaaatgatttataaaatttttcagcagctgtGGATCTTGCTGCTTACTtacgtttctttctttctaatTCCATTTACACGTTGTCGACAACGTAAAATGCACTTTCATTTACGTAGGGTGTTGATGTACACTGTAGGATTTCGTGGATTATTTTGAGGATAAGAGATGGAGTTTTCCTGCGGTGATTAACCGATCCttagtgaaatcgaacgatgATTTGaacgtttgaaattcgaacgCGATACTTggtatttttgttaattagtATATTTATAAGCATCAATTATTGCTGCGGCAAGAGTGAggggaaaataaaaggaatactaatttttcttccgaaaTATACGGCAGTGATTCATTAAAATTTCCGTGTAGTGTGTATTGATTTATAATTCAAGTCCTCGATAAGATCAATTTTCTgttgaaaatctaattttctACTTGGAAAGAATGgcgcaaaaaataaaaacaacagaaAACGCGATagttattataaatatacctTCAGCCGGACAGTTATTTTCAGGCGTAATCATATCTCACATCGCACATAGTCCGAGAAcataaaactttcaaaatcaATGCACCTTTGTGAAGAAGAATGGAAATcctgttttttcattttttttcacacaggAAAATAACATAAACTTTTATGTAATATAGATATGGCGAGttaattcttgaaaaaaaggaagaaaatagaaaaaagctgaaacgaaaaaaaaattcttatcacTACCTTTTGATAAGCAAAGATTACGACCATATGTCACCTGTGTGCTtgatgaaaatcattttaagtatcatatatacctatatgtcTGAACCACCAGAAGCTCTAgtgatttaataaaattagttactttgtaatgaaaaagatatgtcgaaaattaattacattctTGTTCGACAATATTATACCCTGCAGTGTGATCTCAGACGACAAACGTATCACACTGTTAATATTAAacataataaaaagaaaaaaagaaactctgGGAAAAAAACTTTCTTAAAAATACACAGGCACGAGTATCTGTCGTATTCAGCGTACCGGTTAAATGTACTTGAGCTGAGATTGAAATTCGTGCTACGACCGaagatgataatttttcagagatataACAGGCATGCGGAAATGAATTTATCAAAATCGATGCATTATTAAGTACAGATATCGGTTCTAATATTAGTTTATCGAAGCTTAGTGGTGGGCGGGAGTCTGTTTGGGAACACTCGTAGCCTAAGCCCAGATACTTCAGTTCAAGGGTCTATtgtcattaaaaaattatatttcccTCATGCATCATTTTGAATGATCTCCGATTGATTATACAGAGCTACGAGCAATGACCGATCGATTCTTTCGCGGCACCCCCACCCATGCCGGTAGAAATCTTTCCAATTTCCACCGCTATCTCGGCAACGTGATTCCCCAGAAATCAGGAGTCCCGAAATCGCGAATTAAACAAAgatctctcagatatttttaaaatatttacatttacatTCAATACGATCCGTAAAAAAACTACTCTACTAAAATTCACAGCAATGTTACGTGaactgaattttattaaaataagaTAATAGTAAAACAATGTACGAAGCGAATCGATTCACGCAATGATAACAGCTGAGTATACTTTTAAATTTCGCTCATTCTCTCCATTCCACGCAGACACATTTATGCTTTgattatgaattatttatcttggaataaatataaattttcggGTTTCAGTTTGCGCATAAATTCGGAACGAATCGGGTATCGAAGGCGCTAAAAACCCTCGTGATTTTTCGGTACACAAGTGCACGCGTCCCTGTGTGTTGTAATATATAGGTAGTGCAGTAGTCAAAGCATAATCTATATGGGGTGTTATCAAAAAGATAAGGTTACCAGAGCTCCTATCTGGTAGCCATATTTtcgatataatatataggtaATCAATGTATCGAGTTCGCTACCCAGTCTGTGATCGCGCACAGGTACGACCACTCTTGAATTCTCACACGCGAAAACAATTCCGGATGAGCAGAAGAAAGTAATTTGACGAAAAACCagacaaacaaataaatgcGGAAGTTGTTGAAACCGCGGAACACTGGAGATTACGTTGaacaattgtaaaaatattcacaagCATCGACTCGCTGTTCGTTGACGATACGCGTCATGACGGTGTAATTGGGATAACCGGaagaagataataaaaatcgtAAACAACAGAGGCCACTCTTTTACgcgtgataaaattttgaatcaaaaattcaaaaaattattccacgGGGTAAAAATCGGCGATCAGTTCTAATGGACTATCTTCCAAAGATCAGTCGTTTTCGACTGCAGCAGTGAAACGAATACCGGGAAACAGCGAGGCTTCGGGGACGAAACAGAGAGATCAGGAAGAccggtgaaaaattgtttgaaaaattgttgcaaCCCTTTGCGACAATGGCAGCGGCCTACGACGACTGCTACGACGCCTCTTGGCATCTCATACCGCCGGACTATGTCAGCAACGACGACGACTACAGGTGAGATTAACGATCTTCACACTCTAGTTTCGAGTGTCTTCGCCGGAtgtcaattaattttattactccGTAGTACTTCGCGTTTATCATACGCGGCGATGTTCCTCCAGTCGTTTTGTGGAACGTCGCTGCGGCAACTCCAGGTTCGTACACCTTGGCGATGCGATCGATACTGACGATGCCGAGTGCAACGCAACCGCTCCTGAGAGGGTTCGTGCCCTTTCAGGTGAAACGATAACTCTATCGTCATTGGACGGACTCTCGTGACGGGCGTTCGATTTAGCGCAAAAAGTAGACCCCGCAAGGAGAGTATTACAGcctttccggtaacagctacaaaactaattttcattttctacctagaactgtattcTTCGGTTatggtaaaaagtgaaaatagtcaaggactgagcggtaaccggaactaaaaatttctctcagtgcattTCCTTGACCTGTGATATGTAATTCCATTTCGTACGTCTCTCTTCACTCTGGACTAACATTGATAATGTATCGGCAATTTGACGAGTAAAATGCTATGAGAAATGAATTCTGCTGCGTATTTTTACAGTaaacatcaatttttgttGGTTTCCGTTCAAGTTTCGATGACAGAATTTTACGGATTCAAATGCGAAGGAgtacattattatttcagaGCTATAACGAACTGTGACAAACTCCCACCGCACAAAAAGCTCGGTAGATGTAATTACGCATCAATAGTGCCATATTTTGGGACGTTTCAGCAGAATCCATGATCCGGAGTTCCGATCCTATCTTGGTCAGTTTATTTTGAACAGAGAAGTGAAAAAGCGAGAAaatacggtttttttttaactcttcaGCAAAGAAgcctaaatttttttcatacactcTCATTCTTGTAGTTAATGCGTAGACGTTCTACATTTCGACGAAGCGAGACTTAAATTATAACGTTTTACTGCGAACGATCAGACGATATGACTTGAGAGATAGCGAAACATGTTGCCGACTGGCCGCTGATCAAATCTCGATCCAGAatctttattttgaaaaacataaaaaaataaataataaaataatctcTTCGACCCCTCAGCAATTTTATTTGGGTCAATCATTACggtgcaaaaattttcacatcttCGAAGGAAGATTCTATACTGCCTACATGGATATTATATCCATAATCATTTTACCTAATCACCCCGTAAGATCTTGGACGAATTTTACCAACGACGAGAATTTATCTTTGTTAAAATAATCGAAACTTTACGGTCGATACTTAATAccgaatttttcacgaattgtCTTGCAAGGACGAAAAGTCCGCATAAGTTTAGCAAAATTTCTCTGCGATGTGTCTACGaattaaagtttttttaatcaatcaaAAAAGATAACGCGCTCATTGTAATaccgaataattaatttctacaatttttataagCCCCCGAGAAATTGCGTATGGAAAATATGGAATGTAAATGTGATTGTTTGACGTCGGTGTAACACAATCCAATTGTCGTGCCTGGGAACAGTGTAATTGATTGGGATGATCCACCCCTGCAATACCGCCGGCGGAAACGAACGTTTAAGAGCTCTGGATCTGTGGAGGGGTGCAGCTTACGAGTGCACAACTCGTGTTTTCTGGAGGGTTGAAGCTCTGCAGCCCCTCTTCGGCGGCGTGGTACGCGATGTTACACAGCGCCATCGATGCGAATCGTGATCGTGATATTGCCCAAGTACGAGCACCTGTTGGGTCTACACaataaatttatgaataatcATCAGCCCGTCTCTTTCCCGATTCGTGCAGTCGGACGTCCGTTTATCCTGCAGGGGTTGCAACCGGCTTTCCCCGATTCTCGTTATTATtgcttatttttcttccagaATCATGCGGTTGCTTCAGCAATTCCATTTTTCTATTGGAGTTAGGAAATATGCGataaaaaacgtaaaaattgattcatgtaaaattataattattttgtgaCGGAGTAAATTGAATTAGATATTGAAGGAAGTAGtctctgaaataaaatgaacggTTTTATAATTGAATCGAACGAATTTACAAGATTTTTAACCATCTGTGAAGCGATTTTTAAACGAAACATCGATAACTAAAGGTAgcattttttatactttttatttttctattttcaaatagaTCGTTATTGTGGCCAACGAACGTAATAACTTTGTAAATACTCAACGTACGACAGCTTTCTCTCGggtgtaaaattaataaatatagtATCGGTTTTCGGCGGTTTCCTTCGTTGAGGTAAATAGTTACCCGAGTCGTTC contains:
- the LOC124307901 gene encoding Golgi resident protein GCP60, yielding MASPGDDVSAAAGDFDKLKLSPVRTADGTNSRNDAKVFEPHLWGFETRELYKIALNFYKEKEGKAVHLSYEDKLKLVAFTQQVMHGKCTVENAPPLGVLDMIGRDRRLAWQNLGDISKEEAMEGFIVLLDKLCPLFKTVVEAQKRDLEEKARLKKEEELKRLEKEEQLRELEKQQQMEEEERLKQESQRRQIQEALNQQTYHQFKAYAEQQYPGNPEQQGVLIRQLQEQHYHQYMQQLHQNQLVIEDQGSDTEKKEKLAEILSSESEKNAADSNETTPLNENDSDDAEPDWPPVSAAEMWTRTGVEEFKEIIRKEAGDAVIKVGHGETVTVRVPTHEDGSCLFWEFATDGYDIGFGVYFEWSKPETNQVSVHISESEDEEEEEEEYEPREDLENGAMNGIPKSEFSKPITPPISVIVPVYRRDSQEEVYAGSHQYPGQGVYLLKFDNSYSLWRSKTLYYRVYYTRPGFTNN